The genomic DNA CCCTACCTTCAGGTATGGTACAGCTGAGCCCCGACACACGCAAAGACAGTTGGGATGGTTGCTCTGGTTATCACTATTCCGACAGCACTATCATGGGCTTCAGCCACACCCACCTGAGCGGTACCGGAGTAGGCGATTACGGCGATATCCGGCTGATGCCGACCGTTGGCGAAGTTTTGCTTGATCCGGGAACCGAAGAGAACCCGGAATCCGGCTACAGGTCAAGATTTTCGCATGATGACGAAACTGCCCGACCGGGTTATTACCAGGTAAAATTGGAGGATTACAACATCAATGCAGAGCTGACAGTGACCAAACGGGCTGGTTTTCATAAATACACTTTCCCGAAATCCGCTCAGGCAAACTTAGTGATTGACCTATTCGAAGGAGTGACCACCGACCGTATCCACGACTTATGGATCAGATTTGTGAGCGATACCGAAATTGAAGGTCTGAGACGGACTGATGGCTGGGCAAATGATCAGTGGGTGTTTTTTAATGCCGAATTTTCAAAACCGTTTGTGAATTATGGAATTTCGGTAAATGAAATTTCTAACGAAGGGCAGCAGTTTGCGCAGGGCGCTGATATTAAGGCATGGGTAACATTTGCCACAAATGATGATGAGGAAATTCTGGTTAAAGTAGGAATTTCTGCTGTTAGTGCTGAAGGCGCAAAACTTAACAGAACGTCTGAGATTCCGGATTGGGATTTTGAAAAAATCAAAGAGGCTGCTAACCAGACCTGGGAAAATGAATTGGGAAAAATTAAAGCAGAAAGCAAGGATAATAACCGGAAAACTGTTTTCTATACGGCTCTCTATCATGCTATGGTTGCTCCAAATCTTTTTACCGATGTGGATGGAAAATATCGCGGTCACGACATGCAGATCCATCAGACTGAAGGGTTTGATGTTTATACCGTGTTTTCGCTCTGGGATACCTTCCGTGCGCTGCATCCGTTGCTCACTATCACCCACCAGGCTTTGACCAACGACTTCATCAACACCATGCTGAAACAATATGAGCAGGGTGGATTATTGCCCGTTTGGGAGCTGGCAGCCAACGAAACCAACTGCATGATAGGCTACCATGCCGTGCCGGTGATTGTGGATGCTTACATGAAGGGAATTCGCGGGTACGATGTGGAGGAGGCGCTGGAAGCCTGCATCAAAAGCGCCATGCAGGATCAGTTTGGACTGGAAAGCTATAAGGCTAAAGGCTACATTCCTTCTGATGCTGAGCCGGAGTCGGTCTCAAAAACGCTGGAATATGCTTACGACGACTGGTGCATTGCCATGCTTGCCAAAGAAATAGGAAAGGAGGATGTGTACGGGCAGTTTATTCAAATGGCGCAGAATTACAAAAAC from Bacteroidales bacterium includes the following:
- a CDS encoding GH92 family glycosyl hydrolase; its protein translation is MKKLSLLLVIVVLAFSACREKPSGFTGYVDPFIGTDAHGHVFPGATLPSGMVQLSPDTRKDSWDGCSGYHYSDSTIMGFSHTHLSGTGVGDYGDIRLMPTVGEVLLDPGTEENPESGYRSRFSHDDETARPGYYQVKLEDYNINAELTVTKRAGFHKYTFPKSAQANLVIDLFEGVTTDRIHDLWIRFVSDTEIEGLRRTDGWANDQWVFFNAEFSKPFVNYGISVNEISNEGQQFAQGADIKAWVTFATNDDEEILVKVGISAVSAEGAKLNRTSEIPDWDFEKIKEAANQTWENELGKIKAESKDNNRKTVFYTALYHAMVAPNLFTDVDGKYRGHDMQIHQTEGFDVYTVFSLWDTFRALHPLLTITHQALTNDFINTMLKQYEQGGLLPVWELAANETNCMIGYHAVPVIVDAYMKGIRGYDVEEALEACIKSAMQDQFGLESYKAKGYIPSDAEPESVSKTLEYAYDDWCIAMLAKEIGKEDVYGQFIQMAQNYKNIFDPETGFMRAKTNETWFSPFDPAEVNFNYTEANSWQYSSFVPQDISGLMELMGGREKFIERLDQMFAESSQTTGRHQADITG